From Methylocystis sp. ATCC 49242, one genomic window encodes:
- the alaS gene encoding alanine--tRNA ligase has protein sequence MSGVNQIRSAFLDYFVRNGHEKVASSPLVPHNDPTLMFTNAGMVQFKNVFTGVEKRHQARAASAQKCVRAGGKHNDLDNVGYTARHHTFFEMLGNFSFGDYFKEGAIELAWGLITKEFSLPVEKLLVTVYHDDDEAFDLWKKIAGFHDSRIIRIASSDNFWSMGDTGPCGPCSEIFYDQGETLTGGPPGSPGEDGDRFLEFWNLVFMQYEQVAPGQRAPLPRPSIDTGMGLERIAALMQGVTSNYEIDLFRSLTGAVAEYTGAPVGGPQGASHRVIADHLRASSFLVADGVTPSNEGRGYVLRRIMRRAMRHAQILGAQEPLMWRLVPTLVAEMGQAYPELVRAQALIVDTLKTEETRFRATLARGLAILDDETANLGRGDKLSGETAFKLYDTYGFPLDLTEDALRPRGVGVDKEAFNAAMERQRAEARKAWAGSGETATETLWFALKERLGTTEFLGYETEKSEGVVSAIVHDGAEAFVLKQGARGAVILNQTPFYGESGGQVGDVGVMRGRNVRFRVENTQKKLGDLIVHEGVVEEGEIVPGVVLELDVDHERRRATRANHSATHILHEALRQVLGDHVAQKGSLVAPERLRFDFTHPKPLTEEELARVEALANEIVQDNAPVDTRLMAQDDAIRSGARALFGEKYGDEVRVVSMGRPDPGVAHPFSVELCGGTHVSRTGDIGLISIVGEGAVASGVRRIEARTAEGARSQLVAQSRALREIASLIRAPMEEAPARLGQLLEERKRLERDLADARRKLAMGGGSGNGGGQEWRDVAGVKLLTRAVDGVDAKDLKSLVDDAKKNIGSGVVAFACASPDGKAGIVVGVTDDLTSKFSAVEFVRVASATLGGKGGGGRPDLAQAGGPNAAAIEQALASVEDALRGKAAQ, from the coding sequence ATGAGTGGCGTCAACCAGATCCGTTCGGCCTTTCTCGACTACTTCGTGCGCAATGGGCATGAGAAAGTCGCCTCCTCCCCGCTTGTGCCGCACAACGACCCGACGCTGATGTTCACCAATGCGGGCATGGTGCAGTTCAAGAACGTGTTCACCGGCGTCGAAAAACGCCATCAGGCGCGCGCAGCCTCCGCTCAGAAATGCGTGCGCGCCGGCGGCAAGCACAATGACCTGGACAATGTCGGTTACACGGCCCGGCATCACACATTCTTCGAGATGCTGGGGAATTTTTCCTTCGGCGACTATTTCAAGGAAGGCGCGATCGAACTCGCCTGGGGCCTGATCACCAAAGAATTCAGCCTGCCGGTCGAGAAACTCCTCGTCACCGTCTATCACGACGACGACGAGGCGTTCGATTTATGGAAGAAGATCGCCGGTTTCCACGACAGCCGCATCATCCGTATCGCGAGCTCCGACAATTTCTGGAGCATGGGCGACACCGGTCCCTGCGGCCCCTGCTCCGAAATCTTCTACGATCAGGGCGAGACGCTCACCGGCGGCCCGCCCGGGAGCCCGGGTGAAGACGGCGACCGATTCCTGGAATTCTGGAACCTCGTCTTTATGCAATATGAGCAGGTCGCCCCCGGCCAGCGCGCGCCGCTGCCGCGACCCTCGATCGACACCGGCATGGGGCTCGAGCGCATCGCCGCCCTTATGCAGGGCGTCACCTCCAATTACGAGATCGACCTTTTCCGCTCCCTCACCGGCGCCGTCGCCGAATATACCGGCGCGCCCGTCGGCGGCCCCCAGGGCGCAAGCCATCGCGTCATCGCAGATCATCTGCGCGCGTCGTCCTTTCTTGTCGCAGACGGCGTCACGCCGTCGAATGAGGGTCGCGGTTACGTGCTCCGCCGCATCATGCGCCGCGCGATGCGTCACGCACAGATCCTCGGCGCCCAGGAGCCGCTGATGTGGCGTCTCGTCCCCACCCTGGTCGCGGAAATGGGACAGGCCTATCCCGAACTGGTTCGCGCACAGGCGCTCATCGTCGATACGCTGAAGACCGAAGAGACCCGCTTCCGCGCGACGCTCGCGCGCGGCCTCGCCATTCTGGACGACGAGACGGCGAACCTCGGCAGGGGGGACAAGCTGTCAGGCGAGACCGCCTTCAAACTCTACGACACCTACGGCTTTCCCCTCGATCTGACCGAGGACGCCCTGCGTCCGCGCGGTGTCGGCGTCGACAAGGAAGCGTTCAACGCCGCCATGGAGCGCCAGCGCGCCGAAGCGCGCAAAGCCTGGGCGGGTTCGGGCGAGACCGCGACCGAGACCCTCTGGTTCGCGTTGAAAGAGCGTCTCGGCACCACCGAATTCCTCGGCTACGAGACCGAGAAGAGCGAAGGCGTAGTATCCGCCATCGTCCACGACGGAGCCGAAGCCTTCGTCCTGAAGCAGGGCGCGCGCGGCGCCGTGATCCTCAACCAGACGCCGTTCTATGGCGAATCGGGCGGCCAGGTCGGCGACGTCGGCGTCATGCGCGGCAGGAATGTACGATTCCGTGTCGAAAACACCCAGAAGAAACTTGGCGACCTCATTGTTCATGAAGGCGTCGTCGAGGAAGGCGAAATCGTCCCCGGCGTCGTGCTCGAACTCGACGTCGATCACGAAAGACGCCGCGCGACGCGGGCCAACCATTCGGCGACCCATATCCTTCACGAGGCTTTGCGCCAGGTGCTCGGCGACCACGTCGCTCAGAAGGGTTCGCTCGTCGCGCCGGAGCGACTGCGCTTCGACTTCACGCATCCCAAGCCGCTGACCGAGGAAGAACTCGCCCGCGTCGAAGCGCTCGCCAACGAAATCGTCCAGGACAATGCGCCGGTTGACACGCGCCTGATGGCTCAGGACGACGCCATTCGATCCGGCGCCCGCGCCTTGTTCGGAGAGAAATATGGGGACGAGGTCAGGGTCGTCTCCATGGGCCGGCCGGACCCCGGCGTCGCGCATCCTTTCTCGGTCGAACTCTGCGGCGGCACCCATGTCTCGCGCACGGGGGACATCGGCCTGATCTCCATCGTCGGCGAGGGCGCAGTCGCATCGGGCGTTCGCCGAATCGAGGCGCGCACGGCGGAAGGCGCGCGCAGCCAACTCGTCGCGCAGTCCCGCGCGCTGCGCGAAATCGCCTCCCTCATCCGCGCGCCCATGGAGGAGGCTCCGGCCCGCCTCGGCCAGCTTCTCGAAGAGCGTAAACGCCTCGAGCGCGACCTTGCCGACGCCAGGCGCAAGCTCGCGATGGGCGGTGGATCGGGTAACGGCGGCGGCCAGGAGTGGCGCGACGTCGCCGGCGTAAAGCTGCTGACCCGCGCCGTCGACGGCGTCGACGCCAAGGATCTCAAATCCCTCGTCGACGACGCCAAGAAGAATATCGGCTCCGGCGTGGTCGCCTTCGCCTGCGCCTCGCCAGATGGCAAGGCCGGCATTGTAGTCGGGGTCACGGACGACCTGACTTCGAAATTCAGCGCCGTCGAATTCGTCCGCGTCGCCAGCGCGACGCTCGGCGGGAAGGGCGGCGGCGGTCGTCCCGATCTGGCGCAGGCCGGCGGCCCCAACGCCGCGGCAATCGAGCAGGCGCTCGCCTCGGTCGAGGACGCGCTGCGCGGCAAGGCGGCGCAGTGA
- the recA gene encoding recombinase RecA: MSQANLRLVEGSSVDKTKALDAALSQIERAFGKGSIMRLGKNQKAVEIETISTGSLGLDIALGVGGLPRGRVVEIYGPESSGKTTLTLHVIAEAQKMGGVCAFVDAEHALDPVYARKLGVNLEELLISQPDTGEQALEITDTLVRSGAVDVLVVDSVAALTPRAEIEGEMGDVQPGLQARLMSQALRKLTASIARSNTLVIFINQIRMKIGVMYGSPETTTGGNALKFYASVRLDIRRTGSIKDRDEAIGNQTRVKVVKNKVAPPFKQVEFDIMYGEGVSKVGELIDLGVKAGVVEKSGAWFSYDSQRLGQGRENAKNFLRQNPEAAARIEQAIRENAGLIAERILDVADGDEAED, translated from the coding sequence GTGAGCCAAGCCAATCTCCGCCTCGTGGAAGGATCGTCCGTGGACAAGACCAAGGCCCTTGACGCCGCGCTGTCGCAAATCGAGCGCGCCTTCGGCAAGGGCTCGATCATGCGGCTCGGCAAGAATCAGAAAGCCGTCGAGATCGAGACGATCTCTACCGGCTCGCTCGGGCTCGACATCGCCCTGGGCGTCGGCGGCCTGCCGCGCGGTCGCGTGGTCGAGATTTACGGGCCCGAATCGTCGGGCAAGACGACCTTGACCCTCCATGTCATCGCCGAGGCGCAGAAGATGGGCGGCGTCTGCGCCTTCGTGGACGCGGAGCACGCTCTCGATCCCGTTTACGCCCGCAAGCTCGGCGTCAATCTGGAGGAGCTGCTGATTTCCCAGCCCGACACGGGCGAGCAGGCGCTCGAGATCACCGACACCCTCGTGCGATCCGGCGCGGTCGACGTGCTCGTCGTCGATTCGGTCGCGGCGCTGACGCCGCGAGCGGAAATCGAGGGAGAGATGGGCGACGTTCAGCCGGGCCTGCAGGCGCGCCTGATGAGCCAGGCGTTGCGCAAGCTTACCGCCTCCATCGCCCGCTCCAACACGCTCGTCATCTTCATCAACCAGATCCGCATGAAGATCGGCGTGATGTATGGCTCGCCGGAAACGACGACGGGCGGCAACGCCCTGAAATTCTACGCCTCCGTCCGGCTCGACATCCGCCGCACGGGATCCATCAAGGACCGCGACGAGGCGATCGGCAATCAGACTCGCGTCAAGGTGGTCAAGAACAAGGTTGCCCCGCCCTTCAAGCAGGTCGAATTCGACATCATGTATGGCGAAGGCGTCTCCAAGGTCGGCGAATTGATCGACCTGGGCGTGAAGGCGGGCGTGGTCGAAAAATCGGGCGCCTGGTTCTCGTACGACAGCCAGAGACTGGGCCAAGGCCGCGAGAACGCCAAGAATTTTCTTCGCCAGAACCCCGAAGCCGCCGCCCGTATCGAACAGGCGATTCGCGAAAACGCCGGTCTCATCGCGGAACGCATTCTCGACGTCGCCGATGGCGACGAGGCCGAGGACTGA
- a CDS encoding universal stress protein, which produces MYSKILVPVDVGEPEMTQLALDGALALAKANGGAQLRLINVQPLVPVAFIDYIPPNFDEEMRETAEKELAALTAAIDLPRERVTSTVRFGAVYPEVLAEAEDWGADLIVVGSHRPTMATYLLGSNAKTIVRHAKCSVLVVRK; this is translated from the coding sequence ATGTATTCCAAAATTCTTGTGCCGGTCGACGTGGGCGAGCCCGAAATGACGCAGCTCGCGCTCGATGGGGCGCTCGCGCTGGCCAAAGCGAATGGCGGGGCGCAATTGCGGCTCATCAATGTGCAGCCGCTCGTGCCGGTGGCCTTCATCGACTATATCCCGCCGAATTTCGACGAGGAGATGCGCGAGACAGCGGAAAAGGAGCTGGCCGCCCTGACGGCCGCGATCGACCTGCCGCGCGAGCGGGTAACCTCCACAGTGCGGTTCGGCGCGGTCTACCCGGAGGTTCTCGCCGAGGCCGAGGACTGGGGAGCGGATCTCATCGTCGTCGGCTCCCACCGTCCCACCATGGCGACCTATCTTCTGGGCTCGAACGCCAAGACGATCGTGCGCCACGCGAAATGTTCCGTTCTGGTGGTGCGCAAATAA
- a CDS encoding cytochrome c encodes MRRFEISALALCAVFGLSTAVFAAAGNAAMLRRGLVIAQENCGKCHAVGRAGESPNPKSPPFRHLARKYPLHNLEEALGEGIVVGHEGMEMPQFRFSAAQIEALLAYLGSIQRR; translated from the coding sequence ATGCGTCGATTCGAAATCTCCGCGCTTGCCCTTTGCGCCGTTTTCGGCCTTTCAACGGCGGTTTTCGCCGCGGCCGGAAATGCGGCCATGCTCAGGCGCGGCCTTGTGATCGCGCAGGAAAATTGCGGAAAGTGCCACGCCGTCGGCCGCGCGGGCGAGAGCCCGAATCCGAAGTCGCCGCCCTTCCGCCATCTCGCGCGCAAATATCCTCTTCACAATCTGGAGGAGGCGCTGGGCGAGGGCATCGTCGTCGGCCATGAGGGCATGGAGATGCCCCAGTTCCGCTTCAGCGCCGCGCAGATCGAGGCTCTGCTCGCCTATCTGGGCTCGATCCAGAGGCGCTGA
- a CDS encoding CZB domain-containing protein: protein MDFDKAIDAHVEWKTKLRGAIAAQSTLDAAAIGKDNACPLGQWLHGDAKIKYGHLPTFAGCVSAHAVFHREAGRVAAMINDKRYTDADAALGAGTPYTSASMATGVAIAKLRKEVGA from the coding sequence ATGGATTTCGACAAGGCCATCGACGCGCATGTCGAGTGGAAGACCAAACTGCGTGGCGCGATCGCCGCACAATCGACTCTGGACGCCGCCGCAATCGGCAAGGACAACGCCTGCCCGCTCGGCCAATGGCTTCATGGCGACGCCAAGATCAAATATGGGCATCTGCCGACTTTCGCCGGCTGCGTGAGCGCTCACGCCGTTTTCCATCGTGAGGCCGGCCGGGTCGCCGCCATGATCAACGACAAACGCTATACCGACGCCGACGCCGCCCTCGGCGCCGGCACGCCCTATACCTCCGCCTCCATGGCGACGGGCGTCGCGATCGCCAAGTTGCGCAAGGAAGTCGGCGCCTGA
- the scpA gene encoding methylmalonyl-CoA mutase, protein MSAIPDFSKIPFAATDVAQEAPPRAWLTPEGIEVKSAYGPDDIAGLSFVDGFPGVAPYVRGPYSTMYVAQPWTIRQYAGFSTAEDSNAFYRRNLAAGQKGLSVAFDLATHRGYDSDHPRVMGDVGMAGVAIDSIYDMRTLFDGIPLDQMSVSMTMNGAVLPVLALFIVAAEEQGVSADKLTGTIQNDILKEFMVRNTYIYPPEPSMRIVSDIFAYTSRHMPKFNSISISGYHMQEAGASADLELGYTLADGVEYVRAGVAAGLDIDAFAPRLSFFFAIGMNFFMEVAKLRAARLLWARLMKDLGARSEKSMTLRTHCQTSGWSLTAQDVYVNSIRTCVEAMAATQGHTQSLHTNALDEALALPTDFSARIARNTQIVLQQESGTTRVIDPWGGSYYVERLTAELAKGAWKHIEEIEQLGGMAKAIAAGVPKQRIEEAAAKTQARIDNGTQVVVGVNKYRPENDAKPNVLKVDNAAVRAAQLEKLKRLRAERDEATTQAALDALTEGATSGANLLDLAVKAARAKASVGEISFALEKVFTRHKPKANVISGVYAREAGKDSAQIGRIVGMTRDFEENTGRKPRILVAKMGQDGHDRGQKVIASAFADMGFDVVIGDLFATPDEVARKAAEADVHIVGVSTMTAGHLTLTPELRDALSHVGRGDIMMVVGGVIPPDDFQQLYDSGAAAIFPPGTNIPQAAEQLLHELNIRLGFAQREVAKAG, encoded by the coding sequence ATGTCCGCGATCCCCGATTTCTCCAAGATTCCCTTCGCCGCCACCGACGTCGCGCAGGAGGCGCCGCCGCGGGCCTGGCTGACGCCAGAGGGGATCGAAGTGAAGAGCGCCTATGGCCCCGATGATATAGCGGGCCTCTCCTTCGTCGATGGTTTTCCGGGCGTCGCGCCATATGTGCGCGGGCCCTATTCCACCATGTATGTCGCCCAGCCCTGGACGATCCGCCAATATGCCGGCTTCTCCACGGCCGAGGATTCCAACGCCTTCTATCGCCGCAATCTTGCGGCCGGCCAGAAGGGCCTCTCCGTCGCCTTCGACCTCGCGACCCACCGCGGCTACGACTCGGACCATCCGCGCGTGATGGGCGACGTCGGCATGGCGGGCGTCGCGATCGATTCGATCTACGACATGCGGACGCTCTTCGACGGCATTCCGCTCGATCAGATGTCCGTGTCGATGACCATGAACGGCGCGGTGCTGCCGGTGCTGGCGCTCTTCATCGTCGCGGCGGAAGAGCAGGGCGTTTCGGCCGACAAGCTCACCGGCACGATCCAGAACGACATTCTCAAAGAATTCATGGTGCGCAACACCTACATCTATCCGCCGGAACCCTCCATGCGGATCGTGTCGGATATTTTTGCCTACACCAGCAGGCATATGCCGAAGTTCAACTCGATCTCAATCTCCGGCTATCACATGCAGGAGGCGGGCGCCTCGGCCGATCTGGAGTTGGGCTACACGCTGGCCGACGGCGTGGAATATGTGCGCGCCGGCGTCGCTGCGGGCCTCGACATCGACGCCTTCGCGCCGCGCCTCTCCTTCTTCTTCGCCATCGGCATGAATTTCTTCATGGAGGTCGCCAAGCTGCGCGCCGCGCGTCTGCTCTGGGCGCGACTCATGAAAGACCTCGGCGCCAGGTCCGAGAAGAGCATGACGCTGCGCACCCACTGCCAGACCTCCGGCTGGTCGCTCACCGCGCAGGACGTCTACGTCAACTCGATCCGCACCTGCGTCGAGGCCATGGCGGCGACGCAGGGCCATACGCAGTCGCTGCACACCAATGCGCTGGACGAGGCGCTGGCGCTGCCGACGGACTTCTCGGCGCGCATCGCTCGCAACACGCAGATCGTGTTGCAGCAGGAGAGCGGCACGACGCGCGTCATCGATCCGTGGGGCGGTTCTTATTATGTCGAGCGCCTCACCGCTGAACTCGCCAAGGGCGCCTGGAAGCATATCGAGGAAATCGAACAGCTCGGCGGGATGGCTAAGGCAATCGCGGCGGGGGTGCCGAAGCAGCGCATCGAGGAAGCGGCCGCGAAAACGCAGGCGCGCATCGACAACGGAACGCAGGTCGTCGTCGGCGTCAACAAATACCGCCCTGAGAACGACGCCAAGCCGAATGTGCTCAAGGTCGACAACGCCGCCGTGCGCGCCGCGCAGCTGGAAAAGCTGAAGCGCCTGCGCGCCGAGCGTGACGAGGCGACGACCCAGGCGGCGCTCGACGCGCTGACGGAAGGCGCGACCTCGGGCGCCAATCTGCTCGATCTCGCCGTGAAGGCCGCGCGCGCAAAGGCGAGCGTCGGCGAAATTTCCTTCGCGCTCGAAAAGGTCTTCACGCGCCACAAGCCCAAGGCGAACGTCATTTCCGGCGTCTATGCGCGCGAGGCGGGCAAGGACAGCGCCCAGATCGGCCGCATTGTCGGCATGACGCGCGACTTCGAGGAAAACACAGGGCGCAAACCGCGTATTCTCGTCGCCAAGATGGGCCAGGACGGCCATGATCGCGGCCAGAAGGTCATCGCCTCCGCCTTCGCGGACATGGGCTTCGACGTCGTCATCGGCGATCTTTTCGCGACGCCGGACGAAGTGGCCCGGAAGGCCGCCGAGGCCGACGTGCACATCGTCGGCGTCTCGACCATGACCGCCGGCCATCTCACGCTGACGCCCGAATTGCGCGACGCCCTTTCGCACGTGGGCCGCGGCGACATCATGATGGTCGTCGGCGGCGTCATTCCGCCGGACGACTTCCAGCAGCTTTACGATTCCGGCGCCGCCGCAATCTTCCCGCCGGGCACCAATATCCCGCAGGCGGCGGAGCAATTGCTGCACGAGCTGAATATTCGCCTCGGCTTTGCGCAACGCGAGGTCGCGAAGGCGGGATGA
- a CDS encoding sulfate transporter family protein, with the protein MTFMFDAALAALREILSPPFRNVLLKSLGMTLLFLALAWVGLDKLALSYIAVNHPWLQIALTYAAGLGLFLFLAFFIGPISVLVAGLFLDDLADVVEEDLYPSGQRGRAIPASQAIMMGVRFAAVSAGVNILALFLLLIPGINAIAFVLANAYLLGREYFLFAATRFRTLEEAMELRRRYAPQLFLAGLFIAAFVMTPGLNVLTPLFGVAFMSRIHKMLSPERRAR; encoded by the coding sequence ATGACCTTCATGTTCGACGCCGCGCTGGCGGCGCTGCGCGAGATTCTCTCGCCGCCCTTCCGCAACGTGCTTTTGAAGAGTCTGGGAATGACCTTGCTCTTCCTGGCGCTCGCCTGGGTTGGCCTCGACAAGCTCGCGCTGTCGTACATTGCAGTGAATCATCCCTGGCTCCAGATCGCGCTGACCTACGCGGCGGGCCTCGGCCTTTTCCTCTTTCTGGCGTTCTTCATCGGCCCCATTTCGGTGCTGGTCGCGGGCCTTTTTCTCGACGATCTGGCCGATGTCGTCGAGGAGGACCTTTATCCCTCGGGCCAGCGCGGGCGGGCCATTCCCGCCTCTCAGGCGATCATGATGGGCGTGCGATTCGCGGCGGTCTCGGCGGGCGTCAATATTCTGGCGCTGTTCCTTTTGCTGATTCCTGGAATCAACGCCATCGCCTTCGTGCTGGCGAACGCCTATCTGCTGGGCCGCGAATATTTCCTCTTCGCGGCGACCCGCTTCCGGACATTGGAGGAGGCGATGGAGTTGCGCCGTCGCTATGCGCCGCAACTTTTTCTGGCGGGGCTGTTCATCGCCGCCTTCGTGATGACGCCCGGGCTCAATGTGCTGACGCCGCTGTTCGGCGTCGCTTTCATGTCGCGCATCCACAAGATGCTTTCGCCCGAGCGTCGCGCCCGCTGA
- a CDS encoding complex I NDUFA9 subunit family protein, which translates to MSGESVGAGRIVTVFGGSGFVGRHVVRALARDGWRVRIACRRPDLAFHLQPLGRVGQVMAVQANVRKPESVAAALRGAEAVVNLVGILAETGAQKFSDVQAAGARAVAEAAKAAGIDNVVHISAIGADPKSASAYGRSKAEGEAAMHAAVPTAVILRPSIIFGPEDDFFNRFATMARFFPVIPIVGAETRFQPVYVGDVAEAVATALAGRAKAGAIYELGGPEIKTFAELIDYVLKVTERERGVAKLSFSTGKLVAGVTQTCTKLSLGLFPTLLRMTGDQVELLRHDNVVSDAAIREGRTLAGLNIEPQSIEAIVPSYLYRYRKTGQYQSQRLGA; encoded by the coding sequence ATGAGCGGCGAGAGCGTTGGGGCGGGGCGCATTGTGACGGTGTTCGGCGGGTCGGGCTTCGTTGGCCGCCATGTCGTGCGAGCGTTGGCGCGTGACGGCTGGCGCGTGCGAATCGCCTGCCGCCGTCCGGACCTCGCCTTCCACCTGCAGCCCCTCGGCCGCGTCGGTCAGGTGATGGCGGTGCAGGCGAATGTGCGCAAGCCCGAATCAGTGGCCGCGGCGCTGCGGGGCGCGGAGGCGGTCGTCAATCTCGTCGGCATTCTCGCCGAGACCGGCGCGCAGAAGTTCAGCGACGTGCAGGCGGCCGGCGCGCGCGCCGTCGCCGAGGCGGCGAAGGCCGCCGGCATCGATAATGTCGTTCATATTTCCGCCATCGGCGCGGACCCGAAGTCGGCTTCCGCCTATGGCCGCAGCAAGGCCGAAGGCGAGGCCGCCATGCATGCGGCGGTTCCCACCGCCGTGATCCTGCGCCCGTCGATCATCTTCGGGCCCGAAGACGACTTCTTCAACCGCTTCGCCACCATGGCGCGTTTCTTCCCCGTCATCCCCATCGTGGGCGCGGAGACCAGATTCCAGCCCGTCTATGTCGGCGACGTCGCCGAGGCGGTGGCCACGGCGCTGGCCGGCCGCGCGAAGGCGGGCGCGATCTATGAACTGGGCGGGCCGGAGATCAAGACCTTCGCGGAGCTGATCGACTATGTGCTGAAGGTGACGGAGCGCGAGCGCGGCGTCGCGAAGCTGTCCTTCAGCACGGGCAAGCTCGTCGCCGGCGTTACCCAGACATGTACCAAGCTGTCGCTCGGGCTGTTCCCGACGCTCCTGCGCATGACGGGCGATCAGGTGGAGCTGCTGCGCCACGACAATGTCGTCAGCGACGCCGCCATCAGGGAAGGCCGCACCCTCGCGGGGCTGAACATTGAGCCGCAGTCGATCGAGGCGATCGTGCCGAGCTATCTCTATCGCTATCGCAAGACCGGCCAGTATCAGTCGCAGCGGCTGGGGGCCTGA